The Bacteroidia bacterium genomic interval TTCATTCAATATTGAATCTGAAAAAACAAGGTTCAGGCGTAAATAATGCAATGCGCTATCCGGCTGGCCCAGGTAAGCAAATACATTATGTAGATTAAAGGTTACCGCAGCCATTATGCGCAGATCTTTTCTTTTATTGGCAATTTCCCAGGCATTTAAATAGTATTCTTTAGCTAATTCATCCTGTTCCTGAAAATAAAAACAGTTGCCAATATTGTTATATAATTCTCCCATTGCATAATAATACCGGTATTGCCTGCTCAACGTCAAGCCTTCTTCATAATATTCCAGGGCTTTATCATATTCTTCCTGGATCTCATGCCAATTGCCCCAGTTTAAAAGAAGCACGACCAGCTTTTTATTCAGGTTTAATTCTTGGAATATATTTTTAGCAATAGAAAAATAATCCATTGCCTTTTCATGATCCCCGACCTTCAGCATGAGAATTCCCATGGCAGCATAGCTTTCTGCTTTAGCTACTTTGTCTTTTTGCCGGGTTGCGAAATCAAGGGCCCGTGAGAAAAAGTTTTCAGCCGCATTGGTATCATTGGTGTGATGGTGCAACTGGCCTAGCTGCAGCAACGTTGAATGCCGGATTTCAGGAGAGGTTGCCAGTTTATATGCCTCATAAAAGCTTTCCAATGCTTCGGGCCTTTTTTGAAGGTGCATATAAATTTGCCCCCGGACCAATTTGCAATAGGCAATTCCATTAGTGTCTGATTCTTTTTGATATATTACCAAAGCCTTATCCAGTCCTTTCCTGGCGGATATAAAATCCTGTTTCCGGAAATCCAAATAGGCAAGCCGGGACAAGGCAAAGGCTGAGACACCTTCGTTAATTTCAGCCAGGTGCATGGCCTGGAGAAGATAGACTCTGGCAATGCTGTCCTCATTTAACCGCAATGCCGTACGGACAATCCATGTGATATCATCCCTGATATTTTTCTCAGGCGCTTCGCGGAGCAGGCTAAGCAGTTCCACCGGGTTTTTCCGGTACAGCGAATCTTTGGCGGCCTCAGTGATCAGCAAGGAAGATTCAGCGTTACTGCCGGCCGCCATCCAAATCAAAAATAAGAAACAAAGGCTCCCTTTTAATCTTGGACTGGAATTAAACATTGGACATTTGAGATGTGGTCAAAATAGTCAGAAGCTGGAAAGGCTACAAGGAGATTCTAATTGCCATATTTACTCAAAGAAACCTGCTTTCCACGTTTTTTA includes:
- a CDS encoding tetratricopeptide repeat protein — encoded protein: MAAGSNAESSLLITEAAKDSLYRKNPVELLSLLREAPEKNIRDDITWIVRTALRLNEDSIARVYLLQAMHLAEINEGVSAFALSRLAYLDFRKQDFISARKGLDKALVIYQKESDTNGIAYCKLVRGQIYMHLQKRPEALESFYEAYKLATSPEIRHSTLLQLGQLHHHTNDTNAAENFFSRALDFATRQKDKVAKAESYAAMGILMLKVGDHEKAMDYFSIAKNIFQELNLNKKLVVLLLNWGNWHEIQEEYDKALEYYEEGLTLSRQYRYYYAMGELYNNIGNCFYFQEQDELAKEYYLNAWEIANKRKDLRIMAAVTFNLHNVFAYLGQPDSALHYLRLNLVFSDSILNEEKQRAVVELQTQYKTKETADSLVIERKKAEISALHLSEAKMRNKLFSGGTVLFFLLAIATFLYFNQRMKHNRTIAEQKEKESRQQVLDLIRKNELLRINALMEGQSIERKRLGEELHDNLGSMLATVKLRFAALSDKITHEAEYDAATNLLDDACREVRKISHNLVSGTVTKFGLVAAVRELAATIDESGKVGLKVIVNGREKQLENGRDVAIYRIIQELASNIIKHSRAKLATISINYSADSLNLIIEDNGVGFEPGSENTASGIGLKNMRDRVQALNGNIAIDSTPGSGTIILLDLPIS